The Vigna unguiculata cultivar IT97K-499-35 chromosome 6, ASM411807v1, whole genome shotgun sequence genome contains a region encoding:
- the LOC114189226 gene encoding uncharacterized protein LOC114189226: MMEVPPRNPALQRGPSSRRSSGHMSLGVHDRRMSSTLNDSDSSIDHLDNGRYHPYWFAFCAWSCFILFFFIIVILFACITYLALLKAGMPKVYVRAFNVSQFEVDEGSQKMNDVIGLRLLFSNKNDKLKLLYGPLSIVTTSEDILLGKNNVDGFYQMPLNDTTLDMIMTANNVDVNTDAADDLKADIKSNEMVFDVYAGGNIGFKVGSLEINNVPFLASCNQIKLMDVDFGKRPPCDVKLFSSRAAT, from the exons atgatggAGGTGCCACCGAGGAATCCGGCGTTGCAGAGGGGTCCGAGCAGCCGGAGATCGAGCGGACACATGTCCTTGGGCGTGCATGACCGCCGCATGAGCTCCACCCTCAATGACAGCGATTCCTCCATTGACCACCTTGACAACGGACGTTACCACCCATATTGGTTTGCATTTTGTGCATGGTCATgctttattcttttcttcttcatcatagTCATTCTCTTCGCATGCATCACCTACTTGGCACTCCTCAAGGCAGGAATGCCAAAAGTTTACGTGAGAGCCTTCAACGTATCGCAGTTTGAAGTTGATGAAGGGTCACAGAAGATGAATGATGTTATAGGGTTACGGCTATTGTTCTCTAACAAGAACGATAAGCTCAAGCTTTTGTACGGACCACTTTCTATTGTTACCACAAGTGAGGATATCTTGTTGGGGAAGAACAACGTTGATGGCTTCTATCAAATGCCCTTGAATGACACCACTCTGGACATGATTATGACAGCGAACAATGTTGATGTTAACACAGATGCTGCAGATGACTTGAAAGCAGACATCAAATCCAACGAAATGGTTTTTGATGTATATGCTGGAGGGAACATTGGTTTTAAGGTTGGGAGTTTAGAGATAAACAATGTCCCATTTCTAGCCTCCTGTAATCAAATCAAGTTGATGGATGTAGACTTTGGAAAAAGACCTCCATGTGATGTTAAACTTTTTTCTAGCAG GGCAGCAACTTGA